From the genome of Lysinibacter sp. HNR:
CAGCGGAACCCAAAAAGCGCTGATCGGTCACCCCCAGTGCGGCCATCGCATTCAAGACCTCGCCGGCGCGATAGGGTCCTAATTCCTCGGTCCCCTCGAGAGAGCTCAGGTTACCGGCCACAACCTCACCGCCCTCGCCACGATTTGACGTGAGGACCGTGACGTTTGCACCGCGGGCAACAAGAAGAGCGATTGTTCCCCCGGTTGCAATCGTTTCATCATCGGGGTGGGCGTGGATAAAGAGCACACGCTGCGCATCCAGAATATCTGCGACGGGCCTCAGATCATTCCGAGCAGAAGACACACTCACGAGACCCCCTCAATTCTCTCCGTACGCGCCCACTCTCGAAGACGAACCGTGGCTTCTTCCTCACCGAGCACGCCCTCCTCCAGCCTCAGCTCCATGAGAAAAGCGTACGCTCGCCCAACCACGGGTCCGGGCGTAAGGTTTAAAATCTTCATAATCTGCTCACCGTTAAGGTCGGGACGAACAGCATCCAATTCCTCCTGCTCACGCAAAATACGGATGCGATCCTCCAGGTCATCGTAGGCAAAGGCTAGGCGATCGGCCTTGCGAACGTTCTGGGTAGTGACATCCGCCCGCACCAGGACGTGCAGGCGCTCCAACTCGGGCCCCGCATCGCGCACATAGCGACGAACCGCCGAATCCGACCACTTTGCATCGGTGTATCCAAAAAATCTCAGGTGGAGCTCCACCAAACGCCCCACAGCCCGGATCGTGTCGTTGTCGTAGCGCAGCGCACGCAATCTTTTTTTGCTCATTTTAGAACCCACAACATCGTGGTGATGAAAGGTAACTACCCCACCGCTTTCAAAACGCCGAGTTGACGGCTTACCAATGTCGTGAAGCAGGGCGGCAAGTCGCACCACCAGATCTGGGGAGGAGTCGGGGCCTGTTGAACGCTCCTTCTCAAGCTGAATCGCCTGATCAAGAACGGTGAGGCTGTGCTGATAAACATCCTTATGTCGCTTGTGATCGTCTGCAGTGTGTTTAAGTTCGGGAACCTCAGGAAGAAATATCCCCATGAGACCGGAGTCAACCAGAAGTTCCAGCCCCACACGCGGATTGTCGGTGCAGAGAAGTTTGTTCAGTTCGTCTCGAATTCTCTCCTGAGAAATAATCGATAAGCGCTCCCTCATGCTTTCCATCGCCATGCGCACGCTTGCATCAACCACAAATCCCAGCTGCGAAGCAAACCGGGCGGCCCTCATCATCCGCAGTGGGTCATCACTGAAAGACTGCTCGGGGGTTCCCGGGGTGCGTAAGGCCCCACCCAATAGATCCTCAACCCCCCCAAAGGGGTCGACAAGAACCTGCTCGGGAAGTCGCAGGGCCATAGCATTTACTGTAAAGTCCCGCCGCCTCAGATCGCCCTCAATGCTGTCCCCAAAAACAACCTCCGGCTTTCGCGAATCAGAATCGTAGTTATCGGATCGATATGTGGTTATCTCCACACTCTGATCACCCACGCGAGCGGCAATAGTCCCAAATTCACGCCCAACGTCCCACTGAGCACTCGAGTGCGGCTTCACAATGCGAAGAATCTCGTCGGGAGAGGCAGAGGTTGCAAAATCGAGATCGTTGACGGGACGTCCCAGAAGCGCGTCCCGTACCGGCCCACCAACCAGTGCCAACTCATGGTTCGCCTCTGCAAAAGCGGCAGAGAGAACACTCACCCCGGGAGACTCAGCAACAGAACGCAAAGCAGCGACGGAGTCAGACATGTTAAGCATAATTGTCTATGTTAGAGGGTCAAGCTGGGGCTGTGTCGCATCACAAAACAAACGGGATACTCCCTCTTCGGTACGCCGCAAATACTTTCCACAGGGATACATCGTAGAATCTCGTGTATGTTCGCAGCGCGCAAAACCCGTTCTCGCGTGCTTCGGTACCCCCAAATAATGATTGGTGCCGCGCTCACCTCTGCCGCAGTATTGCTCACCTTTACTCTTTCCACCGGGCAGCAAGGCATCTTTCCTCCCGTTGATGCGTCAGCTAAAACAACCAGCCTTTCAGAAAAAACCACGGACTCCCAGGAGACGACCTCTGAAGAGTCGAGCATCATCGAGAATTTTTCAGTGTCGGTTGCATCGTCCTCACCCGTTATTGCAACAGATCAGGACACCGTTTCAGTTTTGGTCAATGTCGATAACCACACAGACCAGGATGTCTCAAACCTGAACGTTGCTGTACACATTGATCGAGACAGAATTACAGACAGCACTTTCCTGACCACACTCGCTAACACACAAAACGAGTCCCCGGCAGGGCTTGGAACCGTGATTTACACGGGGGCAATTGGGAAGGTGGCTAAAGAATCCAGCGTGTCAGAAACGTTCACCTTTACTACGGCGGCTCTCGGACTTAACCCCTCGGAGCCGGGTGTGTACTCCCTCTCCGCAAACATTACGGGTTCCGATATTGATACAACACTCTCCGCACGCAGCGCCGTGGTGTGGGGAATGGTCGCAGAACCATCGTCACTCGTTGTCTCGAGCGTGGTTCCTCTCATGCTTCCCCCCGATATCTTCGGGTTGGCAACGGGTAGCCAGCTCGCCGATCTGACCGGTCAAAACGGCTCACTCACCCAGTCTCTCAGCGCAGCAATCTCGGTAAACGCGACTCTCGCGATTGATCCCCGTGTCATTGCCTCAATACGAATTCTTGGTGAAGGCGCCCCGACCTCGGCCAAAGAGTGGTTAAAACGTTTAGCCACAACCGCCAACCCAAGCTTTGCCCTGCAGTTTTCGGATGCCGATTTGGCAGCGCAATCTCAGCTTGATCTGCAACATCCCCTCACCGTTAAAAACCTCGATGCCTTTACCCCCAGCAATAACGGGGAACAGTCCCCAAACAGCACGACCGTTTTTCCCACCGTGAATGATCTCACCTCGTGGCCATACACGCTTCCCCCTACCGCGTGGCCTACTGAAACTGTTGTTGACAACGATCTCGTTTTTTTTACCGACAACGGTTTTAATACGGCACTCCTCGGTTCAAACAATGTTGAGGGTCTGTCCCGCGCTCTCACAACAGACCGAGCCCTCATAAACAACACGGAGTCGCTCGTGGTTAATAGCGAGGTCACACACGCTCTTGGTCAACAGCTTGAGACTACGAATGCCACCGATTTTGCGGCAAGAGCAGGATATACCGCAGCAGAACTTGCCCTCATTGCCCAGCAGGGTGGCGGGACTCGACAGCATATTCTGGTTGCTTTTGACCGCTCCACAATCGCTACGGGCACACGGATCATCGATACCGCAGCAACTCTCACCTCTCTGAGCTGGGTTCAGGCTCTATTCCAGAACGACGCGCTGAGTGCTCTCACCCCCGAGGGTGGTTCACCTCCCGAAGCGATGTCGCTCAGCTTAAAGGAGAGAGTAATCGATACGGATCGCCTCGATACCCTGCGCAAGGGATTGGAATACGAGGCTAGAGTTATAAGTTTTTCACAGGTTCTCGAGTCTCCCCAACTTCTTATCGGAACCCAAAGCACCCGTATTCTTAATCTTTTTAGCACCGCCATTGCCACACCTGACGACACCTTTGCGCGCCGCACAGTGGGCTATTTCCACACAGATCGTAAAACCCTTGACAGTGTACGCATTAACCCCTCCAAGCCAATTACAGTTGCAGCCACCCAATCAGAGATACCGATTCAGGTAAATAATGAACTTCCCTACCCGGTACTGGTTAACGTTCACGCAACAGCATCAAATAATAGAATCCTGATCAAGGACGCAACCGAGTCCACCAGAATAGAGGCAACCTCACAAAGCATCATCCGGGTTCCGGTATCCGCGCGAGTTTCCAACGGAGAAACCATGATTACGGTGTCCCTCTCCACCGGCGACGGTACCCTCATCGGCACTCCGATGAACATTCCGCTCAGCATTAGAGCACAGTGGGAAGCGGTTGGGCTCGCTATACTGGCAATTCTTGTGGCGAGCTTTTTCGGTTTCGGGGCTTGGCGTAGCATCCGTAATCGACGCCGTGAAAAGCGTGCAAAGCCTGAACCTTCTCCCCCGGCACAGGATCTTCCTCATCCCGGGAAAGCAGCAAACCCCGACGACCACACTGCAGACAATGAAAGAGACGCGTAATTGAGTTCTCGCCCCGACAATATTGGTCGGGCCACAATGTGGCTGGCCTCCGGCACAATCGTCTCGCGAATCACGGGATTTATTAGCGCTGCCGTTCTTGCCCGCACCATTGGTATTACCGGCTTGGGTGCTGACGCTTTTACCCTGGCAAACTCCCTGCCCAACAATCTGTACACCCTGATCGCGGGTGGAGTTCTGAACGCCGTTCTGGTTCCGCAAATAGTACGGGCCGCCACTCGAGGGGACGATGGTGGTGCCGGATTCATCAATAAGCTTGTCACCCTGTCCATCGTTATTCTGGGTATTGCAACAACCCTCCTCACACTCGCCACCCCGGTTGTTGTCAGCATGTACGGGATCACAAAGCTTAACACCCCCGTCATGGACGTGGCCATCGGATTTGGTTTCTGGTGTATGCCGCAGGTGTTCTTTTATGGCCTCTACACAGTGTTGGGTGAGGTGCTCAACGCGAGAAAGATGTTTGGCCCCTTCACCTGGGCACCCATCCTTAACAACGTTGTGGCGATTGCCGGAATGATACTTTTCACGCATCTCTTCGGAAGCGTTCCCATGGACCCTGCGGGTGAGGAACTTTTCTGGGGCCTACCCAAGATTGCGGTGTTAGCTGGAACAGCCACCCTCGGTGTTATGGCACAGGCACTCATTTTGATTTTCTTCTGGAAGCGGGCGGGACTTAAGTTCCGTTTTGATTTTGGTTGGCGCGGGGTTGGTTTCCGAGCCGTTGGACGGATGTCCGGTGGCGCCATGGGAATTATGATCGCGGGACAGATCGCCTACATCATCACAACCAACGTGGTCATGGGATCCTCCGCCAGCGAAAACGCCTCAACCACGGCACTCAAGTATGGATACCTTATTTTTGTGCTTCCGCACTCAATAATCACCGTGTCCATAACAACCGCTCATCTTACCCGTACAAGCGAGTACGCGGCTTTGAATAACCTCGTCGCGGTGCGGAATGAGTTCTCTGAGATTATGCGGAGCGTGTTACTACCCATAGTCTTAGCTATGTTTGGGGTGATTGTTCTTGCAAACCCGATTGCCCGGGTGTTTGCGGGTGATAACCCAGCCAAGGCGGAGACCCTTGCTCTGGTCATCGTGGGATATATGATAGGGCTGTTGTTCTTTACAATAATATTTGTTGTCCAGAGAACATTTTATGCCTTGAGTAACACCCACACACCCCTTATTTTCTTTATTATTCAATACTCACTTCAGTCCATTCTTGTGATTCTGACGGGAATATTTGTTGACAAACAGTACCTGGCATTTGGCGCTTCGCTCACCCAGGGAATAGCAATGATGATAACCGCACCCATCGCCCTCTACTGGCTGGGTAAACGACTCGGTGTTGGACTCGACGGGAAAAACCTGACGCGCAGCATTTCCCTGTTCATCGGCGCCGGGATTGTGGCCTCCGCTGCCGGTTACACCCTCAACACGATGATGGGCGGTAATACCTTTGAAGGGTTCAGCTCCTCGAGCACCGGTTGGGTACTCAGCATGGCCATCGTGACCGTCGTCATGACCGTTATCTATCTTGGAATACTCATGCTCTTTAGGTCACCCGACCTCAAAAAAATGCTCGCACCAATTCTGCGACGCATCGGTCGTTAAAACCCTCGGGGTCAACATTGTTTGCGGTTTTTTATCCCCACACGGGCAGTGAGCACCCACCGGGAATAACTGAACAATAAGATGGGTTATATTCTCCGATAGACAAAAGAGGTAGCGACTTGCGACACATCATTATCATTGGCTCCGGCCCGGCCGGTTATACCGCTGCGATTTATGCGTCTCGGGCGGGTTTAGAGCCTCTGCTCTTTGCAAGTTCTGTTGAAGCGGGCGGAGAGCTCATGAACACAACCGAGGTGGAAAACTTTCCTGGTTTCCCTGAGGGCATTCAGGGACCCGTGCTCATGGATAAACTTCAGGAGCAGGCAGAAAAGTTTGGCACAACTGTTTCCTACGACGATGTTACTGAATTGGACCTGTCCGGAGAAATCAAAAAAGTGACACTCTCAAACGGCGATGTCCATGAGGCCCACGCGGTGATTTTTGCCACTGGTTCTGCGTATAGAAAACTGGGGCTGTCCGACGAAGAACGTCTTGCAGGTCACGGTATTTCGTGGTGTGCAACGTGTGACGGATTTTTCTTTAAAGAAAAGACAATCGCTGTTGTGGGCGGAGGCGACTCCGCTATGGAAGAGGCCACCTTCCTTACCCGCTTTGCCTCCAAGGTTTACGTTATTCACCGCAGAGATACTCTGCGTGCCTCAAAAATCATGCAGCAGCGCGCCTTTGATAATGAGAAGATTGAGTTCATTTGGAACACAGAGGTTGTGGGTGTTTCGGGTGAAGAAGGAGTTGAGGGTGTTACCCTTCGCAACATTCTGAGCGGCGAAACCACCGAATTACCCCTCAACGGGCTATTTGTTGCAATTGGAAACGATCCTCGAACCCACCTAGTCCACAATAAGTTGGAACTGACAGAAGACGGCACAATCGCTGTCGAGGGACGCAGCTCCAAGACATCCGTAACCGGCGTTTTTGCGGCCGGTGATGTGATCGACCCCACCTATCGTCAGGCAGTTACCGCAGCAGCATCAGGAACAGTTGCTGCCCTCGACGCGGAACACTACCTCGCCGCCCTCGGCAAATAAACCACTACTCAAGGAGATTCAGATGTCTGCCACACGCGATGTAACCGAAGCAACCTTTACCGAAGAAGTTCTTAACAGCGATAAGCCCGTTCTTGTTGATTTTTGGGCTGAATGGTGTGGGCCCTGCCGCCTCGTGGGACCGGTTCTTGATCAGATCGCAGCCGAAAATGCTGACAAGATCAGCATTGTTAAGCTCAATGTTGACGAAAACCCCTCACTTGCAGCAAAATACCGCATCACTTCAATTCCCGCCATGAAAGTTTTCCAAAACGGTACCGAGGTGAAGACAATCATCGGAGCACAACCAAAGGTTGCCATCGAGAAAGAACTTGTTGATTTCCTCTAGGTAGATCAGCACCAGAACCCCGTGTATATTTGATCAACAAATTGCACGGGGTTTTATTGTGTCAACTCTGACTGATGTTTCTATCACGACACACGATTTCGCATCTCCGGGACACCTGATCATCGCATCTAACCCGAAGCTTCTTCCCGACATGCTCTGATACCGAAACACGCGGTTAATCTTGTCTTTTTATGTAGCGAACATTGTGCGCCGATTATGAAGCTGGTCATCTTTACCGCGTTAAGAAACAGTAAATTTTCCGAATATGTAGATATAAAACTGGATTTTATACGAATATTATTCATTTATTATGCTTAATAGCGATTTTATTCCGCATATTATTCGGAGTAGTGTTGTTTTATTCTGCGAAAAAACCACCATCTCCAAGGACTATCTGTGACGGTTAATCTCGATACCATCTCCCCCCTTAAAACCTGGGATCAACACTACTCAGATAGAGCACTCGCCTTGAGCTCATCTGAGGTTCGGGCACTCTTTGCTGTTTCGTCCCGTCCCGAGATTGTTTCCCTAGCGGGCGGCATGCCCCTTGTTTCTGGGCCAAGTTTTGATCAGCTCGACGAATCGCTGAGACGGGTCCTAGCTTTCCACGGATCCCGGGCACTTCAGTATGGATCGGGTCAGGGCGCTTTTGGGCTCCGCGAGCACATCAGTGCCCTGATGGAATCTCAGGGGGTTCAGGCTTCTCCTGATGATGTTGTTGTTACTACGGGATCACAGCAGGCTCTCGAATTGCTCACAAAGATCTTTGTGAACCCCGGTGATATTGTTCTCACGGAGGCTCCCACCTATGTGGGTGCAATCGGTGTATTCCGCTCTTATCAGGCGGAAATCGCGCAGGTGCCCATCGATCACAGCGGTTTGATTCCCGAAATGCTTGAGGAGCACATTCAACGGCTTCGTGCCGCCGGGAAAACTGTTAAATTTCTTTATACAATTCCAAACTTTCACAACCCCTCCGGAATTACACTCTCCAATGAGAGACGCATACAGATCATTGAGATTTGTAAAAGAAACAACGTCCTTATCGTGGAGGATGATCCATACGGAATGCTCTTCTTCACTGAAGCCACTCCCCCGGCTATGCGTTCGATGAGTAACGAGGTGGTGTACCTGGGTTCTTTTTCGAAGACACTTGCTCCGGGACTACGAGTTGGCTGGACTCTCGCTCCTCGAGAGATACGGGAAAAACTGATTCTTGCCGTGGAGTCCGCTATTTTATGCACAAGTTCCTTTAATCAATACGTTGTCTCTGACTACCTCACGAATGTGAATTGGGAAAATCACCTGGGTCTTCTTCGTTATACCTATCACGGTCGGAAAAAAGCTATGGTGAGAGCTCTGAAGGAATCGCTGGGTGATCTTTCTTGGACAGATCCCGGCGGTGGGTTTTTTGTGTGGTTATCACTTCCTGAAGAACTGGACTCACAAAAAATGCTTCCACAAGCGATTCAAGAGCTTGTTGCCTACACTCCAGGGACCGCATTTTATGCAAACGGAGACGGGAGGAAAAACATTCGCCTGTCATTTTGCTACCCCACTGAAAAAGAAATTAATATCGGAATTAAACGCCTAGCGGCGGTAATAAACGTAGAGCGTAATACACTCCATAATAACGCTAGAGAAATTAGGGGCTCACTGATCAGACACCTCTAATAGCTCTCTGATCAGGATGTGTGTTCGCAATCACGAAGGATAATAATGAGTTTTTCCACCTTGTGTACCGTAGAGAAAATACCGTAACATCTCGGCAATAGACAGGTAAGTCACACAGGTTTCATAATCATTTGTGGAAGCTACCTGCTTTGAATAACAACACCATCGCCTGTGAACGAGATGTGTGGCACGGGCGTTTCACGTGAAACACCCCACGCCCCAGAC
Proteins encoded in this window:
- a CDS encoding CCA tRNA nucleotidyltransferase is translated as MLNMSDSVAALRSVAESPGVSVLSAAFAEANHELALVGGPVRDALLGRPVNDLDFATSASPDEILRIVKPHSSAQWDVGREFGTIAARVGDQSVEITTYRSDNYDSDSRKPEVVFGDSIEGDLRRRDFTVNAMALRLPEQVLVDPFGGVEDLLGGALRTPGTPEQSFSDDPLRMMRAARFASQLGFVVDASVRMAMESMRERLSIISQERIRDELNKLLCTDNPRVGLELLVDSGLMGIFLPEVPELKHTADDHKRHKDVYQHSLTVLDQAIQLEKERSTGPDSSPDLVVRLAALLHDIGKPSTRRFESGGVVTFHHHDVVGSKMSKKRLRALRYDNDTIRAVGRLVELHLRFFGYTDAKWSDSAVRRYVRDAGPELERLHVLVRADVTTQNVRKADRLAFAYDDLEDRIRILREQEELDAVRPDLNGEQIMKILNLTPGPVVGRAYAFLMELRLEEGVLGEEEATVRLREWARTERIEGVS
- a CDS encoding DUF6049 family protein, with translation MFAARKTRSRVLRYPQIMIGAALTSAAVLLTFTLSTGQQGIFPPVDASAKTTSLSEKTTDSQETTSEESSIIENFSVSVASSSPVIATDQDTVSVLVNVDNHTDQDVSNLNVAVHIDRDRITDSTFLTTLANTQNESPAGLGTVIYTGAIGKVAKESSVSETFTFTTAALGLNPSEPGVYSLSANITGSDIDTTLSARSAVVWGMVAEPSSLVVSSVVPLMLPPDIFGLATGSQLADLTGQNGSLTQSLSAAISVNATLAIDPRVIASIRILGEGAPTSAKEWLKRLATTANPSFALQFSDADLAAQSQLDLQHPLTVKNLDAFTPSNNGEQSPNSTTVFPTVNDLTSWPYTLPPTAWPTETVVDNDLVFFTDNGFNTALLGSNNVEGLSRALTTDRALINNTESLVVNSEVTHALGQQLETTNATDFAARAGYTAAELALIAQQGGGTRQHILVAFDRSTIATGTRIIDTAATLTSLSWVQALFQNDALSALTPEGGSPPEAMSLSLKERVIDTDRLDTLRKGLEYEARVISFSQVLESPQLLIGTQSTRILNLFSTAIATPDDTFARRTVGYFHTDRKTLDSVRINPSKPITVAATQSEIPIQVNNELPYPVLVNVHATASNNRILIKDATESTRIEATSQSIIRVPVSARVSNGETMITVSLSTGDGTLIGTPMNIPLSIRAQWEAVGLAILAILVASFFGFGAWRSIRNRRREKRAKPEPSPPAQDLPHPGKAANPDDHTADNERDA
- a CDS encoding lipid II flippase MurJ; the encoded protein is MSSRPDNIGRATMWLASGTIVSRITGFISAAVLARTIGITGLGADAFTLANSLPNNLYTLIAGGVLNAVLVPQIVRAATRGDDGGAGFINKLVTLSIVILGIATTLLTLATPVVVSMYGITKLNTPVMDVAIGFGFWCMPQVFFYGLYTVLGEVLNARKMFGPFTWAPILNNVVAIAGMILFTHLFGSVPMDPAGEELFWGLPKIAVLAGTATLGVMAQALILIFFWKRAGLKFRFDFGWRGVGFRAVGRMSGGAMGIMIAGQIAYIITTNVVMGSSASENASTTALKYGYLIFVLPHSIITVSITTAHLTRTSEYAALNNLVAVRNEFSEIMRSVLLPIVLAMFGVIVLANPIARVFAGDNPAKAETLALVIVGYMIGLLFFTIIFVVQRTFYALSNTHTPLIFFIIQYSLQSILVILTGIFVDKQYLAFGASLTQGIAMMITAPIALYWLGKRLGVGLDGKNLTRSISLFIGAGIVASAAGYTLNTMMGGNTFEGFSSSSTGWVLSMAIVTVVMTVIYLGILMLFRSPDLKKMLAPILRRIGR
- the trxB gene encoding thioredoxin-disulfide reductase, whose product is MRHIIIIGSGPAGYTAAIYASRAGLEPLLFASSVEAGGELMNTTEVENFPGFPEGIQGPVLMDKLQEQAEKFGTTVSYDDVTELDLSGEIKKVTLSNGDVHEAHAVIFATGSAYRKLGLSDEERLAGHGISWCATCDGFFFKEKTIAVVGGGDSAMEEATFLTRFASKVYVIHRRDTLRASKIMQQRAFDNEKIEFIWNTEVVGVSGEEGVEGVTLRNILSGETTELPLNGLFVAIGNDPRTHLVHNKLELTEDGTIAVEGRSSKTSVTGVFAAGDVIDPTYRQAVTAAASGTVAALDAEHYLAALGK
- the trxA gene encoding thioredoxin, whose product is MSATRDVTEATFTEEVLNSDKPVLVDFWAEWCGPCRLVGPVLDQIAAENADKISIVKLNVDENPSLAAKYRITSIPAMKVFQNGTEVKTIIGAQPKVAIEKELVDFL
- a CDS encoding PLP-dependent aminotransferase family protein, with the translated sequence MTVNLDTISPLKTWDQHYSDRALALSSSEVRALFAVSSRPEIVSLAGGMPLVSGPSFDQLDESLRRVLAFHGSRALQYGSGQGAFGLREHISALMESQGVQASPDDVVVTTGSQQALELLTKIFVNPGDIVLTEAPTYVGAIGVFRSYQAEIAQVPIDHSGLIPEMLEEHIQRLRAAGKTVKFLYTIPNFHNPSGITLSNERRIQIIEICKRNNVLIVEDDPYGMLFFTEATPPAMRSMSNEVVYLGSFSKTLAPGLRVGWTLAPREIREKLILAVESAILCTSSFNQYVVSDYLTNVNWENHLGLLRYTYHGRKKAMVRALKESLGDLSWTDPGGGFFVWLSLPEELDSQKMLPQAIQELVAYTPGTAFYANGDGRKNIRLSFCYPTEKEINIGIKRLAAVINVERNTLHNNAREIRGSLIRHL